In one window of Thalassophryne amazonica chromosome 9, fThaAma1.1, whole genome shotgun sequence DNA:
- the LOC117517948 gene encoding olfactory receptor 6C4-like: protein MGLFKSVDGRNITFVRPPYFIISGFSGIPHMNYYYVFLFFVYIVSVLGNTAVMAVILLDQNLRTPKYVAVFNLAWTDLLGSTVQVPKVLDIFLFNHHIISYNDCMTFLFFCYTCLSMQALNLVVLSYDRLIAITFPLHYHMKVTHRFMFSLVAFFWVFTIIGILITVGLLTTLSICKSVIINSYFCDHKQIFWLACNDRTSSYIIGWLLPVLILWVSLIFILLSYTYIGCTLTKIASVKERLKAYKTCSAHLSLVAIYFLPVLITFTFNRYMPTNARIINMSLTSVIPPMLNPFIYVLQTKEINESVKKLFKIKWKSKFTMKY, encoded by the coding sequence ATGGGATTATTCAAGTCTGTCGATGGAAGAAACATCACCTTTGTTCGTCCTCCATATTTCATAATAAGTGGCTTTTCTGGCATACCTCATATGAACTATTACtatgtctttctcttttttgtttaTATTGTGTCAGTGTTGGGAAACACAGCTGTGATGGCTGTAATATTGTTGGACCAAAATCTAAGAACTCCAAAATATGTTGCAGTTTTTAATCTTGCATGGACAGACCTGCTTGGTAGCACTGTTCAGGTACCAAAGGTTCTTGACATCTTTCTGTTTAATCACCACATCATCTCCTATAATGACTGTATGACATTTCTTTTTTTCTGCTACACGTGTCTTTCTATGCAGGCTCTTAATCTGGTTGTTCTCTCCTATGACAGACTGATAGCGATCACCTTCCCACTGCACTATCACATGAAGGTCACACACAGGTTCATGTTTTCTTTGGTTGCCTTTTTCTGGGTTTTCACAATAATTGGAATACTCATTACAGTGGGTCTTCTCACAACACTTTCCATCTGTAAGTCAGTGATTATTAACAGTTATTTCTGTGATCATAAGCAAATATTTTGGCTGGCCTGTAATGACAGAACCTCAAGCTATATAATTGGTTGGTTGTTACCAGTTCTTATTCTTTGGGTTTCACTGATATTTATCCTGTTAAGTTACACATATATTGGCTGCACTCTGACTAAAATTGCTTCAGTTAAGGAAAGACTAAAAGCTTATAAAACCTGCAGTGCTCACCTTTCACTTGTGGCAATCTATTTCCTCCCAGTTTTAATCACATTTACCTTCAATAGATACATGCCTACAAATGCCAGAATTATAAACATGTCTCTGACCTCTGTCATTCCACCCATGTTAAACCCATTTATTTATGTtctacagacaaaagaaatcaaTGAATCTGTGAAAAAGTTATTCAAAATCAAATGGAAATCTAAATTTACAATGAAATATTAA